The following is a genomic window from Fusarium oxysporum Fo47 chromosome IV, complete sequence.
ATCGTATCCTAAACGAGAAGGTCTTTCTTTGACTAACGAGACTTGCAGGGGAAGCATCGTGAGTTACCTACCAACAGCCAACACAACGCCACACAGAAAACTAAGGCTCGCTCAGACAATATCCCCACTATGATCTGAGATATTTTGGTGAAGCTCTCGAGCCACAGCTTCAGAATGCAGGCATCAAAGTCCTCATGCAGACATACCTAGCCACATTTCGAGATCTGGGAGTCCAGACCTGGTTAATGCATGGCTCCCTTCTCGGCTGGTGGTGGGGAAAGAAGGTAAGAATACGGATATCCATAACTTCACATGTCTAGACCCTCTTCTAACCGAAAGGATTTCTCAGGTCATGCCATGGGACCTTGACGCTGATGTCTCAGTTACTGAGGCAGACATGTATTTCCTTGCTGCCTATCATAACATGACCATCTACTACTACCAGTACGATGGTTGTCCGGAGGGTTGCTTCTTTCAGTTAGAGATCAACCCGTATCATAAATATCGTGAGAGGGATGATTACATGAACTTCATTGATGCAAGGTGGATCGATATGCAGAATGGCCTGTTCATTGACATCACTGCGGCAAGATACGACCCTGGGCATGAGATGGGTGATGGTGTTATGTACGACAAGCATGACCATGAGTTCAAGGTGCGTATATTTGGCAATGATCGTTGCCTTGTGCTAAAGCTTCATGTGACAGGACAAGTACATCTTTCCTCTATTAGACACCACCTTCGAAGGTGTTCAAGCCAAGATTCCGTACAGGTACAAGGAGATCTTGGCTTCGGAATACGGCAAGGGAGCATTGTCAAAGACTGACTACCATGGGTATGATCTTCCAATGCAACGTCTATGCGTGTCCATAAGAACTGACAAGGAATTAGTCACCGATTCGATGCAGAAAAGATGCAGTGGGTTCCTATGAACTAAGCATCAGCTGTTATTTGTGTACCTAGGGCCATTGGCTGCTTGAAAGGCGTTTAGCTCTGTTGAGCAGGAAAGGCATATCAAGGATAGACCGGAAAGGGATAAAGAATACTAATTAATGATAC
Proteins encoded in this region:
- a CDS encoding LicD family-domain-containing protein — translated: MRVSAIIAVALGWITSASAFGVPDVLQKIEQKLPTREAPPPKYFREASQYPHYDLRYFGEALEPQLQNAGIKVLMQTYLATFRDLGVQTWLMHGSLLGWWWGKKVMPWDLDADVSVTEADMYFLAAYHNMTIYYYQYDGCPEGCFFQLEINPYHKYRERDDYMNFIDARWIDMQNGLFIDITAARYDPGHEMGDGVMYDKHDHEFKDKYIFPLLDTTFEGVQAKIPYRYKEILASEYGKGALSKTDYHGHRFDAEKMQWVPMN